The Gemmata palustris genome includes a region encoding these proteins:
- a CDS encoding efflux RND transporter permease subunit, whose protein sequence is MFARVIDFAIDNRFLVILGTLLLLAAGVYAAGRLPVDAVPDVTNVQVQVMTTAPALGPLEVEQAVTIPVETSMSGLPRVEEIRSVSQFGLSVVTVVFEEGTDIYWARQQVNERLTEAREKIPPGVPAPKPGPIATGLGEIYQFEVRNKSGYTHSLMRLREVLDWQIAPQLRSVPGVTEVNTNGGQSRAYQVRPDPDKLRAHNISLEKLCAAIQQNNANEGGGYVLLRSQEQRIVRGEGLIRSLDDVRNVVLDARGDGTPVYVHQVADVQFAPVLRQGATTRDGRGEAVVGIVMLLAGENSRDVVRGSKEKMEQIKKTLPEGMEIDVVYDRTELVERTVHTLKTNLLEGGVLVAIVLLVLLGSLRAGLIVALAVPLAMAGAFVGMWVAGLSGNLMSLGAIDFGLIVDGSVVLIENVVRRVAEHRHHNRDERAPIEVIRAACSEVARPVVFGVGIILLVYLPILSLRGVEGKMFRPMALTVIFALLTSLALALVLMPVLASIFLRSVSENEPLLVRWAKAVYRPLLQLAVRFPRTVLATSAAVFALSAWAALHMGAVFIPKLDEGSVAIQATRLPSASLETSVEMTTRIEKCLREMPEVESVVSKSGRPEIANDPMTINLTDVIVSLKPHGSWRFASKEELVKAMEEKLESEVPGQVYAFSQPIELRVAELIAGVKSDVGISVYGDDLETLRATAEEVAAAVGKVPGSADVAVEQTGGLPYLRVILRRDALARHGINARAVLDTVAVMGGKDVGEVFEGQRRFPLQVRFPEAVREDLDRLKRVTVPDSQGRPIPLEHLAELKFDDGPAQISRDAIRRRAVISCNVRGRDLAGFVAEAQKAVDEKVKLPTGYSVAWGGQFKNLQEATRRLSVAVPVALLLIFVLLHSTFNSTKLAALIFLNVPLAASGGVFALWLRGMDLSISAGVGFIALFGVAVLNGVVLVTYVVELRRSGRDAHEAAFGGAMMRVRPVLMTALVAMLGFIPMAFSSGSGAEVQKPLATVVIGGLVTSTLLTLFVIPAVYRWFDSEPGDAVQAPVYEHPEV, encoded by the coding sequence ATGTTCGCGCGGGTGATCGACTTCGCCATTGATAACCGTTTCCTGGTGATTCTGGGTACCCTTTTACTTCTGGCCGCGGGCGTGTACGCCGCCGGGCGGTTACCGGTCGACGCCGTGCCCGATGTGACCAACGTCCAGGTCCAGGTCATGACGACCGCCCCGGCCCTCGGCCCGCTGGAGGTCGAGCAGGCGGTCACGATTCCCGTCGAGACGTCCATGAGCGGGCTCCCTCGCGTGGAGGAGATCCGTTCGGTGTCCCAGTTCGGCCTCTCGGTCGTAACGGTCGTGTTCGAGGAAGGAACGGACATTTACTGGGCGCGGCAACAGGTTAACGAACGGCTCACCGAAGCGCGCGAGAAGATCCCGCCCGGGGTGCCCGCCCCGAAGCCCGGACCCATCGCCACCGGCCTGGGCGAGATCTACCAGTTCGAGGTGCGCAACAAGTCCGGGTACACGCACTCACTGATGCGCCTGCGAGAGGTACTGGACTGGCAAATCGCCCCGCAGCTCCGCAGCGTGCCCGGCGTGACCGAGGTGAACACCAACGGGGGTCAGTCCCGCGCCTACCAGGTCCGACCCGACCCGGACAAGCTCCGGGCGCACAACATTTCACTCGAAAAACTGTGCGCGGCGATCCAGCAGAACAACGCCAACGAGGGCGGCGGGTACGTGCTGCTCCGGTCCCAGGAACAGCGGATCGTGCGCGGCGAGGGGCTGATCCGCTCGCTCGACGACGTGCGCAACGTGGTGCTGGACGCGCGCGGCGACGGCACCCCGGTGTACGTTCACCAGGTAGCCGACGTGCAGTTCGCACCAGTATTGCGGCAAGGCGCCACGACCCGCGACGGACGGGGGGAAGCGGTCGTCGGAATCGTTATGCTGCTCGCCGGGGAGAACTCCCGCGACGTGGTGCGCGGGAGCAAGGAAAAGATGGAGCAGATCAAGAAAACACTGCCCGAGGGAATGGAAATCGATGTGGTCTACGATCGGACGGAACTGGTCGAGCGCACGGTCCACACGCTGAAAACGAACCTCCTGGAAGGTGGCGTACTCGTAGCGATCGTTCTGCTGGTGCTCCTGGGTAGTCTGCGGGCCGGGCTGATCGTCGCGCTGGCGGTCCCACTCGCAATGGCCGGTGCGTTCGTCGGCATGTGGGTCGCGGGACTGTCCGGCAACCTCATGAGCCTCGGTGCGATCGACTTCGGACTGATCGTGGACGGCAGCGTCGTGCTGATCGAGAACGTCGTTCGCCGGGTCGCCGAGCACCGGCACCACAACCGGGACGAACGCGCGCCGATCGAAGTTATTCGCGCCGCGTGCAGCGAGGTCGCCCGGCCGGTCGTGTTCGGGGTCGGCATCATCCTGCTCGTGTACCTCCCGATCCTGTCGCTCCGCGGGGTGGAGGGGAAGATGTTCCGGCCGATGGCGCTGACGGTCATCTTCGCGCTACTCACGTCGCTCGCGCTGGCGCTCGTACTGATGCCGGTGCTGGCGTCGATCTTCCTGCGCAGCGTGTCCGAGAACGAACCACTCCTGGTGCGTTGGGCGAAGGCCGTGTACCGACCGCTCTTGCAACTGGCGGTCCGGTTCCCGCGCACGGTTCTGGCGACCTCGGCCGCAGTGTTCGCGCTGAGCGCGTGGGCGGCACTCCACATGGGCGCCGTGTTCATCCCGAAACTGGACGAGGGGTCGGTGGCGATCCAGGCGACCCGGTTGCCGAGCGCGTCACTCGAAACATCCGTCGAGATGACGACGCGGATCGAGAAGTGCCTCCGGGAAATGCCCGAGGTCGAATCGGTTGTTTCCAAGAGCGGCCGGCCCGAGATCGCGAACGACCCGATGACGATCAACCTCACCGACGTAATTGTGTCGCTGAAACCGCACGGTTCGTGGCGCTTCGCCAGTAAAGAGGAACTGGTCAAGGCGATGGAGGAGAAACTGGAAAGCGAGGTGCCCGGGCAGGTGTACGCGTTCTCGCAGCCGATCGAGTTGCGCGTGGCGGAACTGATCGCCGGGGTCAAATCGGACGTGGGCATCAGCGTGTACGGCGACGATCTCGAAACGCTGCGCGCGACCGCCGAAGAGGTCGCGGCCGCAGTTGGTAAGGTGCCGGGGTCCGCGGACGTGGCGGTCGAACAAACGGGCGGGCTACCGTACCTGCGCGTTATCCTGCGCCGGGACGCTCTCGCGCGCCACGGGATCAACGCACGTGCGGTCCTCGACACCGTGGCCGTCATGGGCGGGAAGGACGTGGGGGAAGTGTTCGAGGGGCAGCGCCGGTTCCCGCTTCAAGTGCGGTTCCCGGAAGCCGTGCGCGAAGACCTGGACCGGCTCAAGCGCGTCACCGTGCCCGATTCGCAGGGGCGCCCCATCCCGCTCGAGCACCTCGCGGAGTTGAAGTTCGACGACGGACCGGCGCAGATCAGTCGCGACGCGATCCGGCGCCGGGCGGTGATCTCGTGCAACGTGCGCGGGCGCGATCTCGCGGGGTTCGTGGCCGAAGCTCAGAAAGCCGTGGACGAGAAGGTGAAGTTACCCACCGGGTACTCGGTCGCGTGGGGCGGGCAGTTCAAGAATTTGCAGGAAGCCACTCGGCGGCTCTCGGTGGCCGTACCGGTCGCCCTGCTGCTCATCTTTGTGCTGCTCCATTCCACCTTTAATTCGACCAAACTGGCGGCGCTGATCTTCCTGAACGTGCCGCTGGCCGCGTCCGGCGGGGTGTTCGCGCTGTGGCTCCGGGGAATGGACCTGTCCATCTCGGCCGGCGTGGGGTTCATCGCACTGTTCGGGGTCGCGGTACTGAACGGCGTCGTGCTCGTGACTTACGTCGTGGAACTGCGGAGGTCGGGTCGGGACGCACACGAGGCCGCCTTTGGAGGCGCCATGATGCGCGTCCGCCCGGTGCTCATGACGGCTCTCGTCGCGATGCTGGGATTTATCCCGATGGCGTTCTCCAGTGGGTCCGGGGCCGAGGTCCAAAAGCCACTGGCCACGGTCGTCATCGGCGGACTCGTGACGTCAACGCTGCTAACGCTGTTCGTCATCCCGGCCGTCTATCGCTGGTTCGACTCCGAACCCGGAGATGCGGTGCAAGCCCCGGTCTACGAACACCCCGAGGTGTGA
- a CDS encoding TIGR02996 domain-containing protein gives MDERSALFANVFEHPSDDTARLVLADWLDEHGEDVFGRFLRAGVTASRFRDEVLIDDPDYYAALGDLAAVTTNGWPAQWLSELGIGPKPLNFGDWVWDNTADRVTVRIGSVSGVFARGMLSELVAPLASWYEFVPRAIAAWPIERAEITGAWGLRFSIQAPAEGHPAWRLGATFTVSPRRRRPRPRPRLLPPPGPEDPLRRPIAPMRWDCERLFPTRTELVQQVARASMELMDQLRDAVGTEWPL, from the coding sequence GTGGACGAGCGCAGTGCCTTATTCGCGAACGTGTTTGAGCACCCGTCGGATGATACCGCGCGCCTCGTTTTGGCTGACTGGCTGGACGAGCACGGCGAAGACGTGTTCGGGCGGTTCCTGCGCGCCGGGGTGACCGCGTCCCGGTTCCGCGACGAGGTGCTGATCGATGATCCCGACTACTACGCCGCGCTCGGCGACCTCGCGGCCGTGACCACGAACGGGTGGCCCGCGCAGTGGCTCTCGGAACTCGGGATCGGCCCCAAACCGCTCAACTTCGGCGACTGGGTGTGGGACAACACCGCGGACCGGGTGACGGTGCGCATCGGGAGCGTGTCCGGGGTGTTCGCACGCGGGATGTTGTCCGAACTGGTCGCGCCGCTCGCGAGTTGGTACGAATTCGTGCCCCGCGCGATCGCCGCGTGGCCCATCGAGCGCGCCGAAATCACCGGCGCGTGGGGCCTGCGCTTCTCGATCCAAGCACCCGCGGAAGGGCACCCGGCCTGGCGCCTGGGAGCCACGTTCACCGTTTCACCGCGCCGGCGCCGGCCCCGGCCCCGGCCCCGGCTGCTCCCCCCGCCCGGCCCCGAGGACCCCCTGCGTCGACCGATTGCGCCGATGCGCTGGGATTGTGAGCGCTTATTCCCCACCCGCACGGAACTGGTCCAACAAGTGGCCCGGGCCTCAATGGAACTGATGGACCAACTTCGCGACGCGGTCGGCACGGAGTGGCCGCTGTAA
- a CDS encoding WD40/YVTN/BNR-like repeat-containing protein yields MRFVLLSLAVFIGPAARAADGWQPVATELLAKEKTGFGGLSGVAVDHDTGTLFVCLSDRGVFRSADSGKTWERHGKDVPKGRTETPGCLQRDPTGKTKTLLMATVYGGPVIVASSDPATPWRTMDKKCEHVDWCAVDWTDPEMKFALAFKHEAGGLLLLSRDGGKSFSEAGKGHGLGAWVFDADTAVVAREKSRQKATGGILRTTDGGKTFKPVADYTPVALPKPQGDALFWLVEGALLKGTEKGAKWEKVSDVKDARYGPVFGKDAMHLFVLTASGVIESTDSGATWAKPIAVPKELKGVSALTWLEYDPKNDLLYVMKMGSDLYKLARPK; encoded by the coding sequence ATGCGATTTGTTCTCCTCTCACTCGCAGTTTTTATTGGCCCCGCCGCTCGTGCGGCTGACGGATGGCAACCGGTCGCGACCGAACTCCTCGCGAAAGAGAAAACCGGCTTCGGCGGGTTGTCCGGGGTGGCGGTCGATCATGATACCGGCACGCTGTTTGTGTGCCTCAGCGATCGCGGGGTGTTCCGCTCGGCCGATTCGGGCAAGACGTGGGAGCGGCACGGCAAAGACGTACCGAAGGGCCGAACGGAAACGCCCGGCTGCCTGCAACGCGACCCCACCGGGAAAACCAAAACGCTCCTGATGGCCACGGTGTACGGCGGGCCGGTCATCGTCGCGTCCTCCGATCCCGCGACCCCGTGGCGCACGATGGACAAGAAGTGCGAGCACGTTGACTGGTGCGCGGTCGACTGGACCGATCCGGAGATGAAGTTCGCGCTCGCCTTCAAGCACGAAGCCGGCGGGCTCCTGCTCCTTTCCCGCGACGGCGGAAAGTCATTTTCCGAAGCGGGTAAGGGGCACGGGTTGGGTGCGTGGGTCTTCGACGCGGACACGGCCGTTGTCGCGCGAGAGAAATCGCGACAGAAGGCGACCGGCGGGATTCTTCGCACCACGGACGGCGGGAAGACGTTCAAGCCGGTGGCCGATTACACCCCGGTTGCGCTTCCCAAACCTCAAGGCGATGCGCTGTTCTGGCTCGTCGAGGGCGCGCTGCTGAAGGGCACTGAGAAAGGCGCAAAGTGGGAAAAGGTGAGTGACGTGAAGGACGCGCGCTACGGTCCCGTGTTCGGTAAGGACGCGATGCACCTGTTCGTGCTCACCGCGTCCGGCGTGATCGAGAGCACGGATTCCGGTGCAACGTGGGCCAAGCCGATCGCGGTTCCGAAGGAACTGAAAGGCGTTTCGGCACTGACCTGGCTGGAATACGACCCGAAGAACGATTTGCTCTACGTGATGAAGATGGGCTCTGATCTCTATAAGCTCGCGCGCCCGAAGTAG
- a CDS encoding PQQ-binding-like beta-propeller repeat protein, producing MLALRSRLLALLVCVASAGGATAADWSGWRGPTGMGQTDDKNLPLTWNGKTSENVRWKSSLPGTEEKGAQDQNQSSPIVYRGRVFVTVSYWPGKIDPKQQPEHHVACYRTDDGKLLWNVKVEPGPWTFADLRGGYTAPTPAADDERVYVVFGSSVIAALDHDGKQLWRKEIKPFKFDVALAASPVLVGDTVVMQCDQTDKQSRLIGFDRKTGDAKWEQLRPSHGFAHSTPVLADIAGKKQLLVAASNALQGVDPDTGKVLWSCAASGDTVSPVLGAGRVYLDSGRGGTGVAVDPTGTGDVTKTHLKWKTGTMPEGYGSPVIVGEHLYRLHSPGVLKCLKLSNGEVLYSERLTGVSIHASPVAAPGGRIYLASAGKTFVVQAGEKFELLAVNDLGDDGPASPAIADGKLFLKGRKMLYCVATKE from the coding sequence ATGCTCGCCTTGCGGTCAAGGCTCCTGGCGCTCCTCGTTTGCGTTGCGAGTGCGGGCGGTGCTACTGCTGCAGATTGGTCGGGATGGCGCGGGCCAACCGGAATGGGGCAGACGGACGACAAGAACTTGCCTCTCACCTGGAACGGCAAGACCAGTGAGAACGTTCGTTGGAAGTCCTCGCTCCCGGGCACCGAGGAGAAGGGCGCACAAGATCAGAACCAGTCCAGCCCCATCGTGTACCGCGGCCGCGTGTTCGTCACCGTGAGCTACTGGCCCGGGAAGATCGATCCCAAACAACAACCCGAGCACCACGTCGCGTGCTACCGCACCGACGACGGTAAATTGCTCTGGAACGTGAAGGTCGAACCGGGGCCGTGGACCTTCGCCGACCTCCGCGGCGGGTACACCGCACCCACGCCCGCCGCGGACGACGAGCGCGTTTATGTCGTGTTCGGGTCGTCAGTCATTGCGGCACTCGACCACGACGGCAAACAGCTCTGGCGCAAGGAGATCAAGCCGTTCAAGTTCGATGTCGCGCTCGCGGCCAGCCCGGTTCTCGTTGGCGATACCGTCGTGATGCAGTGCGATCAAACCGATAAGCAGTCGCGGTTGATCGGCTTCGACCGCAAGACCGGTGACGCGAAATGGGAGCAGTTGCGGCCGAGCCACGGTTTCGCGCACAGCACGCCCGTGCTCGCGGACATTGCGGGAAAGAAACAGTTGCTCGTGGCCGCGTCGAACGCGCTGCAGGGCGTCGATCCCGATACCGGCAAGGTGCTGTGGTCGTGCGCCGCGAGCGGGGACACCGTGTCGCCCGTGTTGGGCGCCGGGCGCGTGTACCTCGATAGCGGGCGCGGGGGAACCGGTGTCGCGGTCGACCCCACCGGCACCGGTGACGTGACCAAAACGCACCTGAAATGGAAGACCGGAACGATGCCCGAAGGGTACGGTTCGCCAGTCATCGTCGGCGAGCACCTATACCGGCTACACTCGCCGGGGGTGCTGAAGTGCCTCAAACTCTCGAACGGCGAGGTGCTGTACAGCGAACGGCTCACGGGAGTTTCGATTCACGCCAGTCCGGTCGCGGCTCCGGGCGGGCGCATCTACCTCGCGAGCGCCGGGAAGACGTTCGTCGTACAGGCCGGAGAGAAGTTCGAGCTTCTTGCGGTCAACGACCTCGGCGACGACGGCCCCGCTTCGCCCGCCATTGCGGACGGCAAACTGTTCCTCAAAGGGCGGAAGATGCTGTACTGCGTTGCGACGAAAGAATAG
- a CDS encoding DUF2617 family protein, with protein MGAPLVRPAVAELEFRLYDRPLHPELFDVVAVKSVPHAGARLTVRLTRTGHSLSWAGPGTYLEEIIATAGADLPETGLRLAHRFDGGRRGNCVFPTVRYQVSAQVEVLKPEQFIHVHAELLADGARKGLVFHGPENNRIGLSPIGVVIVEALPQCLSVNAFHTFPEEFAVVKTQSLIEPIT; from the coding sequence ATGGGCGCGCCCCTGGTGCGGCCGGCGGTCGCGGAACTCGAGTTCCGGCTCTACGACCGCCCGCTGCACCCCGAACTATTTGATGTGGTGGCCGTGAAGTCCGTGCCGCACGCCGGCGCGCGCCTCACGGTCCGGCTCACGCGCACCGGGCACTCCCTGAGTTGGGCCGGTCCCGGTACGTATTTGGAAGAGATCATTGCGACCGCCGGAGCGGACCTGCCCGAAACGGGCTTGCGGCTCGCCCACCGGTTCGACGGCGGGCGGCGCGGGAACTGTGTGTTCCCCACCGTGCGGTACCAGGTATCGGCCCAGGTCGAAGTGCTGAAACCGGAACAGTTCATTCACGTCCACGCGGAACTGCTCGCCGACGGCGCGCGCAAGGGGCTCGTCTTCCACGGCCCGGAGAACAACCGCATCGGGCTGTCACCGATCGGCGTCGTGATCGTCGAAGCCCTGCCCCAATGTCTGAGCGTGAACGCTTTTCACACGTTCCCGGAAGAGTTTGCCGTCGTCAAAACGCAATCGCTGATCGAGCCAATTACGTAG
- a CDS encoding nucleotidyltransferase domain-containing protein has protein sequence MSENRDDNLPPNFLISVGSQVVLRYDRRVPGTEVIKPAGTVGEVAEAPESNDRPYLVRFLDGASFRLKFGELLVRRGDHSVEATATAGPDVSAFVVYRVMLGSRAFGLATESSDEDRRGVFLPPADWHWSLTKPPEQVEFFAEGVEEVDWEIEKFVRLALQANPNILEVLWSPAVLHADETGTELRGIRTAFLSRHLYRTYSGYVLSQFRLMKRGFATNRHYKPKHAMHLIRLLHSGIYALRDGDIRVDVGEHRDELLTIRRGEVPFEAVEARALELDRVFQEAFAGSKLPDKPDTERANRFLIAARRRRV, from the coding sequence ATGTCCGAAAACCGCGACGACAACCTCCCGCCGAACTTCCTCATCTCGGTCGGGTCGCAAGTGGTGTTGCGCTACGATCGGCGCGTTCCGGGTACGGAGGTCATCAAACCTGCGGGTACAGTGGGCGAAGTCGCCGAGGCGCCCGAGTCGAACGACCGGCCGTACCTCGTGCGGTTCCTGGACGGCGCGTCCTTCCGGTTGAAGTTTGGGGAACTGCTCGTTCGGCGCGGGGATCACAGCGTCGAAGCGACCGCGACCGCCGGGCCGGACGTGTCCGCGTTCGTGGTGTACCGCGTGATGTTAGGGTCGCGGGCGTTCGGGCTCGCGACCGAATCCTCGGACGAGGACCGGCGCGGCGTGTTCCTGCCGCCCGCCGACTGGCACTGGTCGCTCACCAAGCCGCCGGAGCAGGTCGAGTTCTTTGCGGAGGGTGTCGAGGAAGTGGACTGGGAGATCGAGAAGTTCGTCCGGCTCGCGCTCCAGGCGAACCCGAACATTCTCGAGGTGCTCTGGTCGCCCGCCGTGCTGCACGCCGACGAAACGGGAACGGAACTGCGCGGCATCCGCACCGCGTTCCTCTCGCGGCACCTGTACCGCACCTACTCCGGGTACGTTCTGTCGCAGTTTCGATTGATGAAGAGGGGATTTGCCACGAACCGGCACTACAAGCCGAAGCACGCGATGCACCTGATTCGGCTCCTGCACAGCGGCATTTACGCGCTCCGCGACGGCGACATTCGGGTGGACGTGGGCGAGCACCGCGACGAGTTGCTCACCATTCGACGCGGCGAAGTGCCGTTCGAGGCGGTCGAGGCCCGCGCGCTGGAACTGGACCGCGTGTTCCAAGAGGCGTTCGCCGGTTCCAAGCTCCCGGACAAGCCGGACACGGAGCGCGCGAACCGGTTCTTGATCGCGGCCCGGCGCCGGCGCGTTTAG
- a CDS encoding bifunctional transcriptional activator/DNA repair enzyme AdaA, with product MPTVADPDTVSLVADLCDYIRANLETPLTLSHLGKQAGLSPAHLQRVFKRVVGLSPRRFADACRLDRLKTKLKKGDTVTTAMTAAGYGSSSRLYERAADQLGMTPGQYQKGGPVAIRFTTAKCDLGWVLLGATEKGICWLSFSDSDERAEAGLRAEFPAAAVARNDAELEPWLAELQRHLAGDQPHIELPLDVRATAFQRRVWDALLAIPYGETRSYREVAEAIGAPTAARAVARACATNPVAVIVPCHRVIGTDGKLHGYAGGLHRKKKLLETEQKS from the coding sequence ATGCCGACTGTCGCCGATCCCGATACCGTTTCGCTCGTCGCCGATCTGTGCGACTACATCCGCGCCAATCTCGAAACACCGCTGACGCTCTCCCATCTGGGAAAGCAGGCCGGTCTCAGCCCGGCGCACCTCCAGCGCGTGTTCAAACGGGTCGTCGGTCTCAGCCCGCGCCGGTTCGCGGACGCCTGCCGACTCGACCGACTCAAAACGAAACTCAAGAAGGGCGATACCGTGACCACCGCGATGACGGCCGCCGGCTACGGGTCCAGTAGCCGACTCTACGAGCGCGCTGCGGACCAACTCGGCATGACGCCGGGCCAGTACCAGAAGGGCGGACCGGTCGCGATCCGGTTCACCACCGCGAAGTGTGATCTGGGCTGGGTGCTCCTGGGCGCGACGGAGAAGGGGATCTGCTGGTTGAGTTTCTCCGACAGCGACGAACGAGCGGAAGCCGGGCTGCGGGCCGAGTTCCCCGCCGCGGCCGTCGCGCGCAACGACGCCGAACTGGAACCGTGGCTCGCGGAACTTCAACGGCACCTCGCCGGCGACCAACCGCACATCGAACTACCGCTCGACGTGCGCGCGACCGCGTTCCAGCGCCGCGTGTGGGACGCGCTGCTCGCGATCCCCTACGGCGAAACGCGGAGCTACCGCGAAGTGGCCGAAGCCATTGGCGCCCCGACCGCGGCGCGCGCGGTGGCCCGGGCGTGTGCCACCAACCCGGTTGCGGTGATCGTGCCGTGCCACCGCGTTATCGGCACCGATGGCAAACTCCACGGCTACGCCGGCGGACTTCATCGGAAGAAGAAACTGCTGGAAACCGAGCAGAAGAGCTAG
- a CDS encoding outer membrane protein assembly factor BamB family protein — MWHRFVAVVGLALAAGPAPAQLNNVYSKAVPPEKAALDRLNLRAEWSVVVPVEGTRDTLSQVQTIGDQVFVQTRAGVLIAIDALTGRLQWAARLGNGTSGTAYPVAANANFVFCAHVTKLYAFYRYTGVTEFVAELGSTPTTGLAADDTAVYCVLGVRPGNAGAHRVAVFDMPRPITINASGKGGDQLDQGAKKSDTNPIDDLLSRYSPGTSLPPNEGFEQTVRPRVLEAPVGGSAGSKTPSLSTLPSVMPPYSLENRSPAVSLGLLPSLRQPYHLRNEAGRYIQSTPSLSSIPPSIAGAMLLSDLRPKAVEPPVRWQYGLTSRVIYPIILTPTRAWAVTDDNTVLALSKRTALGNVVTEVSERLTSAIPAAPVASGTTHYIPFANGTLIALEATGGNLAGGIAPKWRSNPGGINNHSPFVTKTHLYAAGDNSGVVCLNRETGNVVWRSDDSADRVIGANEELLYVRDRQGRFLVFDAKRPTDPARQKSGPLGTANFSEFNIHIVNTASDRVYLAADNGLIVCLRDAAAKYAKPMTIWPAPEVNQTKVIGVDTQPGKGGTEPKKDSEPMKEKDPEPKKNPEPKKS, encoded by the coding sequence ATGTGGCATCGTTTCGTCGCGGTCGTCGGCCTCGCGCTCGCCGCCGGCCCCGCCCCGGCCCAATTGAACAACGTGTACTCGAAGGCGGTCCCGCCGGAAAAGGCGGCGCTCGACCGGCTGAACCTGCGCGCCGAGTGGAGCGTGGTGGTCCCGGTCGAGGGCACCCGCGACACGCTCTCGCAGGTCCAGACGATCGGCGACCAGGTGTTCGTGCAGACCCGGGCCGGGGTGCTCATCGCCATCGACGCGCTCACCGGGCGCCTGCAGTGGGCGGCGCGGCTGGGCAACGGGACGTCCGGGACCGCGTACCCGGTCGCGGCCAACGCGAATTTCGTGTTCTGTGCTCACGTCACCAAGTTGTACGCCTTCTACCGCTACACCGGGGTGACGGAGTTCGTGGCCGAGCTCGGCTCCACGCCGACCACCGGACTGGCCGCGGACGACACGGCCGTGTACTGCGTGCTGGGGGTGCGCCCGGGGAACGCGGGCGCGCACCGCGTCGCCGTGTTCGACATGCCCCGCCCGATCACCATAAACGCATCGGGCAAAGGGGGCGACCAGCTCGATCAGGGCGCGAAGAAGAGCGACACCAATCCCATCGATGACCTGCTCAGCCGGTACTCCCCGGGTACGAGCCTGCCGCCGAACGAGGGGTTCGAGCAGACGGTCCGGCCGCGCGTTCTCGAGGCGCCCGTGGGCGGGTCCGCCGGGTCGAAGACGCCGTCGCTGAGTACGCTCCCGAGCGTCATGCCGCCGTACTCGCTCGAGAACCGGTCGCCGGCCGTGTCGCTCGGCTTGCTGCCGTCGCTGCGGCAGCCGTACCACCTCCGGAACGAGGCCGGGCGGTACATCCAGAGCACGCCGTCGCTGAGTTCCATTCCGCCGTCGATCGCCGGGGCCATGCTGCTGAGTGACCTGCGACCGAAGGCGGTCGAGCCGCCGGTCCGGTGGCAGTACGGGCTCACCAGTCGGGTCATTTACCCGATCATCCTCACCCCGACGCGCGCGTGGGCGGTGACGGACGACAACACCGTTCTGGCGCTCAGCAAGCGGACCGCGCTGGGCAACGTGGTCACAGAGGTGAGCGAGCGGCTCACCTCCGCAATCCCGGCTGCACCCGTCGCGAGCGGGACGACCCACTACATCCCGTTCGCCAATGGCACCCTGATCGCTCTCGAAGCGACCGGGGGAAACCTGGCCGGCGGGATCGCTCCCAAGTGGCGCTCCAACCCGGGCGGGATCAATAACCATTCCCCGTTCGTCACGAAAACGCACCTCTACGCGGCCGGCGACAACAGCGGCGTGGTGTGCCTGAACCGGGAGACCGGGAACGTCGTGTGGCGGTCGGACGACAGTGCCGATCGCGTGATCGGCGCGAACGAGGAGCTGCTCTACGTCCGCGACCGCCAGGGCCGGTTCCTGGTGTTCGACGCGAAGCGCCCCACCGACCCGGCGCGCCAGAAGTCCGGGCCGCTCGGGACGGCCAACTTCAGCGAGTTCAACATTCACATCGTGAACACGGCCTCCGACCGCGTGTACCTCGCCGCCGACAACGGGCTGATCGTGTGCCTCCGCGACGCCGCGGCCAAGTACGCCAAGCCGATGACCATCTGGCCCGCGCCCGAAGTGAACCAGACCAAGGTGATCGGCGTGGACACGCAACCCGGCAAGGGCGGTACCGAGCCGAAGAAAGACTCCGAGCCGATGAAAGAGAAAGACCCGGAGCCGAAGAAGAACCCGGAACCGAAGAAGTCGTAA
- the tadA gene encoding tRNA adenosine(34) deaminase TadA produces MNQLNPFDLAFTDPAHPFHVHHMETALEEAGTAAQEDEVPVGAVIIHPELGAIGQAHNMREQLNDPTAHAEMIALTQAATALKSWRLEKCILYVTLEPCPMCAGGIVQARVPMVVYGCTDPKAGACHTLYQIASDPRLNHRAEVVGGVLADRCSALLTDFFRRKRELGKK; encoded by the coding sequence ATGAACCAGCTCAACCCGTTCGATCTCGCGTTCACCGACCCGGCGCACCCGTTCCACGTCCACCACATGGAGACGGCGCTCGAGGAAGCCGGCACCGCGGCCCAGGAAGACGAAGTACCGGTCGGAGCGGTCATCATTCACCCGGAACTCGGGGCGATCGGGCAGGCGCACAACATGCGCGAGCAGCTCAACGACCCGACCGCGCACGCGGAGATGATCGCGCTCACGCAGGCCGCCACCGCGCTCAAGTCGTGGCGCCTGGAGAAGTGCATCCTGTACGTCACGCTCGAACCGTGCCCGATGTGCGCCGGCGGGATCGTCCAGGCCCGGGTGCCGATGGTGGTGTACGGCTGCACCGACCCGAAGGCCGGGGCGTGCCACACGCTCTACCAGATCGCGAGCGACCCGCGGTTGAACCACCGCGCCGAGGTGGTCGGGGGCGTCCTCGCGGACCGGTGCTCCGCGCTCCTCACCGACTTCTTCCGCCGGAAGCGCGAACTGGGCAAGAAGTGA